One genomic segment of Chitinophaga sancti includes these proteins:
- a CDS encoding TonB-dependent receptor, with translation MKGLIFFMTILLGCMKVFAQSYQISGTVTSKESGDKLPGVSIRIKNTNTGTQSDADGQFHLKVPNGQTVSLVLTYVGYQTLTVNASPSNTVKAQLQLANNNMNEVVVVGYGTVSKGNFTGAASSLNAQKELKDVPANTAAEALAGRLAGVQVTTTEGRPGADILIRVRGGGSITQDNSPLYIVDGIQVENALSLLSPQEIQSIDVLKDAASTAIYGARGANGVVIITTKGGKDMPTRVSYDGYMGVRSIVNELPVLSPYDYVKYQYKLYNYQTDDDTKNAFRDKYGRWEDLELYKQVPSTDWQDEVFGRNATNNTHVVTVTGGNKTSSFNLTLNNTSEQGIMLESGYRRTMAAFRFDHTASKRLKVGITTRYSRQRVDGVGTSNTGSQGTNRLRNAVRYKPFIAPGDEDVVDVFDPEYANLTNLTNPVLLAHNELKYDYRNDANLNGYMNFTILDGLTFRSTVGFTSTGTRTNTYNGYVTSVARSNADMPVVTIATGETTTLTNSNTLSYNKNFNNKHQLDLLAGQEIYMLKGNSQSTTVKWMPVDLTPEQAFAGIQKATPPTGQIQDPPTTSVTQNRLISFFGRANYGYNNRYLATLTLRYDGSSRFSYENGFASFPSLALAWRVTQENFMRNIHWLSDLKLRATLGTAGNNRISEDLFKTMYGTSTSSYAFDESVTPGTAPLSLANPRLKWETTVSRNLGLDFAILDNRISGSVDYYYNNTRDLLLAAQIPQTTGYSSQIQNVGKTQNRGVELQIAAVVINKKKMSYNVSFNIAANRNKIVSLGTDPTGAPLKSYYAQSGWVNSLNDFLVEVGQPIGQFYGYVTDGYYKIEDFNYDAGTQHYTLKSDVPNNSAVALGSREVQPGDLKLKKLSKDTSRIIGLNDRQVLGNAQPKFFGGFNQQFTWRGFDVSVFVNFSYGNKVYNANKIEFTTTYQYKDNNLIREMKDAWKWYDDNGALVTDPEQLQALNKDTKYWSAPAGNYFLHSFAIEDGSFIRISNLTIGYSLPSSLLKRTHVFSRFRVYATVNNLYTFTKYTGYDPEANTRRSNPLTPGVDYAAYPRSRFILGGVNVSF, from the coding sequence ATGAAAGGATTAATTTTCTTCATGACCATCCTCCTGGGATGTATGAAGGTGTTTGCCCAGTCGTATCAGATCTCTGGAACAGTTACCAGCAAAGAATCCGGCGATAAATTGCCGGGCGTCTCCATTCGTATTAAAAACACGAATACGGGTACCCAGAGTGATGCCGACGGACAGTTTCACCTCAAAGTTCCCAATGGACAAACGGTTTCCCTGGTACTGACCTATGTAGGCTACCAGACACTCACAGTGAACGCTTCACCATCTAACACGGTAAAGGCACAATTACAACTAGCTAACAACAACATGAATGAAGTGGTTGTAGTTGGCTATGGCACCGTATCCAAAGGCAACTTTACCGGTGCTGCGTCTTCCCTGAATGCGCAGAAAGAACTGAAAGACGTACCGGCCAATACCGCCGCCGAAGCACTGGCAGGCCGCCTGGCTGGTGTGCAGGTCACGACGACCGAAGGCAGACCCGGTGCAGATATCCTGATCCGTGTCAGGGGCGGTGGCTCTATCACACAGGACAATTCTCCCCTCTACATTGTAGATGGTATCCAGGTTGAAAATGCACTCTCTTTATTGTCACCACAGGAAATACAAAGTATCGATGTACTCAAGGATGCTGCGTCTACCGCCATCTATGGTGCCAGAGGTGCTAATGGGGTGGTGATCATCACGACCAAAGGTGGTAAAGATATGCCCACCCGCGTAAGTTATGATGGCTATATGGGGGTACGTAGTATTGTGAACGAACTACCCGTATTATCGCCGTATGACTATGTAAAATATCAGTATAAACTGTACAACTATCAAACGGACGATGATACCAAAAATGCTTTCAGGGATAAGTATGGTCGCTGGGAGGATCTTGAATTGTACAAACAGGTACCGTCTACCGACTGGCAGGATGAAGTTTTTGGCCGCAATGCCACGAACAATACACATGTGGTCACGGTGACAGGTGGTAATAAAACCTCGTCTTTCAACCTCACGCTGAACAATACTTCCGAACAGGGTATCATGCTGGAATCCGGTTATCGCCGTACCATGGCAGCATTCCGTTTTGATCATACTGCCAGCAAACGCCTGAAGGTGGGCATCACCACCCGTTACAGCCGTCAACGGGTAGATGGCGTAGGTACTTCAAATACGGGTTCACAGGGCACTAACCGCCTGCGCAATGCCGTACGCTACAAACCGTTTATTGCTCCCGGTGATGAAGATGTGGTGGACGTATTCGATCCTGAATATGCGAATCTTACGAACCTTACGAATCCTGTGTTGCTTGCACACAATGAACTGAAATATGATTACCGAAACGATGCTAACCTAAACGGGTATATGAACTTTACGATCCTGGATGGATTGACCTTCCGGAGTACGGTAGGCTTCACCAGCACAGGCACGCGTACCAATACTTACAACGGGTATGTTACATCCGTAGCGCGTTCTAATGCAGATATGCCGGTAGTCACCATTGCTACAGGAGAAACGACGACCCTCACCAATTCAAATACGCTTAGTTATAACAAAAACTTTAATAATAAACACCAGCTCGATCTGCTGGCCGGTCAGGAAATTTATATGCTGAAAGGGAATTCTCAGAGCACTACTGTCAAGTGGATGCCAGTGGATCTTACACCTGAACAGGCATTTGCCGGTATTCAAAAGGCCACGCCGCCTACCGGGCAAATACAGGATCCGCCTACTACCAGCGTGACACAAAACAGGCTGATCTCATTTTTTGGCAGGGCCAATTATGGATACAACAACAGGTACCTGGCTACACTCACCCTGCGCTATGATGGGTCTTCCCGGTTCAGTTATGAAAATGGTTTTGCTTCTTTCCCCTCTTTAGCCCTGGCATGGCGGGTGACACAGGAAAATTTCATGCGGAATATTCATTGGCTTTCTGACCTGAAGCTACGCGCTACACTGGGTACTGCGGGTAATAACCGCATCTCGGAAGACCTGTTCAAAACCATGTATGGTACCAGCACCAGCTCCTATGCCTTTGATGAATCTGTGACACCGGGTACTGCCCCGCTGTCTTTAGCCAATCCTCGCCTGAAATGGGAAACGACTGTATCCCGCAACCTCGGGCTGGACTTCGCAATATTGGATAACCGGATCAGTGGTTCCGTGGATTATTATTACAACAATACCCGCGACCTCCTGCTGGCTGCACAGATTCCTCAAACTACGGGGTATAGCAGCCAGATCCAGAATGTAGGGAAGACGCAAAATAGGGGAGTGGAACTGCAGATTGCAGCGGTGGTGATCAATAAGAAAAAAATGAGTTACAATGTGTCTTTCAACATCGCGGCGAACAGAAACAAAATCGTGAGTCTGGGTACGGATCCTACCGGCGCCCCCCTGAAATCTTATTACGCCCAATCCGGTTGGGTAAATAGCCTGAACGATTTCCTGGTAGAAGTAGGACAGCCCATCGGACAATTTTACGGCTATGTCACCGATGGCTACTACAAGATCGAAGATTTCAATTACGACGCCGGCACACAACACTACACCCTGAAATCAGATGTCCCCAATAACAGCGCGGTAGCCCTTGGTAGTCGTGAAGTACAACCCGGTGACCTCAAACTGAAGAAGCTATCAAAAGATACTTCCAGGATCATTGGACTGAACGACAGGCAGGTATTGGGAAATGCCCAGCCGAAGTTCTTTGGTGGTTTCAACCAGCAGTTTACATGGAGGGGATTTGACGTGAGTGTTTTTGTCAACTTCTCTTATGGCAACAAGGTATACAATGCGAATAAGATCGAATTCACTACTACCTATCAATACAAAGATAACAACCTGATCCGGGAGATGAAAGATGCGTGGAAATGGTATGACGACAATGGTGCACTGGTAACTGATCCGGAGCAGCTGCAGGCGTTGAATAAGGATACAAAATACTGGTCAGCACCGGCGGGCAACTACTTCCTGCATTCCTTTGCTATAGAAGATGGTTCTTTTATCAGGATCAGTAACCTGACCATCGGGTATTCACTACCGTCTTCATTGCTGAAGAGAACCCAT